A stretch of DNA from Bradyrhizobium algeriense:
CGGCTCGTCACCGATCACCGCTATGGCGTAGCGGCCAAGGGCTACCTTGGCCAATTCGTCGACAAGGCGGGCAGCGGCCATGCCGTTGCCGACGATGACAAGCGGTTCGCTCATGGTGCATCCTCATTCGGCGGCTTGGGTACCGCCGTAGGCTTCGGAGATCATGTAACCGGACAGCGTGCCGTAGGCCGCGGTCCAGGCGTCGGCGACTTCGGACGTCCAGGCTTCGCCGAGCCCTTTTTCCAGCGTCCACAACAGCGCGCCGCCAACGACGGAATAGTGCTCCGGCTTGGCGCCATAGCTGACGTGACGCTTTGCCAATGCGCTTGCGGCCGGCAACACGGATTCAAGATTGCTCAACCCGTTCACCACTACCGCCAGCGTCGCCATCAGCTTTTTGCGCTGCTCTTTCATGTCGGTGGGAAACATCGCCTTCACCGTTGGCGCGACTTCGAACAGACGATCGTAGAATATAACCGCGGCCTGCTCCGAAATCGGAGCGACTTTGGCGAAGCTCTCCTGAACCAGGTTGATTTGTGTTGGATTCACCGAAACTCTCCTCGCGTG
This window harbors:
- a CDS encoding globin family protein; protein product: MNPTQINLVQESFAKVAPISEQAAVIFYDRLFEVAPTVKAMFPTDMKEQRKKLMATLAVVVNGLSNLESVLPAASALAKRHVSYGAKPEHYSVVGGALLWTLEKGLGEAWTSEVADAWTAAYGTLSGYMISEAYGGTQAAE